GTAGCCGCCTTCCAGGTCTGCGCTTACTGGAATTCCCACGGAATCCACAATGGATTTTACTTCTGCAAGCATGTCTTCTTTACTCATGATCTGGTGATCGGGCAGGCCCGCCGCAAAAGCGATTCCTGCACTCGTTGTCCCGATTGCCGAATACCCCGCACCTGCCAACATACGAGCGCTCCCAGCATCCCATGCGTTAGGCATCACGAAAATATCTTTAGAATGTAGGTTTCGGAATATTTCGCCTAACTGATTTTGAGTAGAAGTCATTCTTTCCTTTGAATATTAATCTTTTTTAAATTTTAAAGAAGCTGAATTGATACAGTATCTTAGCCCGGTCGGTTCGGGACCGTCAGGGAATACATGTCCCAAATGTCCTCCGCATCTTGCGCATAAAACTTCTGTGCGAGTCATTCCATGGCTCGTATCCGTTTCGGATTGAACGGACTTGTCCGCTGCGGGTTTATAAAAAGAAGGCCAACCACTTCCGGATTCATACTTAGTATCAGAGTTAAACAACTCGGCACCGCAGGCAGCGCAAAGGTATTTTCCTTTTTCCTTATTGTAATAATATTCTCCGGTAAATGCTCTTTCTGTCCCTTTTTCCCTGATGATCCTGTATTGTTCAGGACTTAGGGCTTTTTTCCATTCTTCTTCCGACTTCTGCACTTCGTATTTCATCGTACCTCCTTTCTTATCTTTTGGAGCTCCTATAGATTCGGAACATCCGAATAGACAGTTTCCTAATAAACATATAAAACCGATTCCTAATCCGATTCGATCCATTGTATTATTTCCTCGCCAGAAACTTCGATTTTTCTCGGAAAAGGTTACTTTGCTAGTTAAATTACTATGTTGTTCCGGTCTTAAAGTTCAAACATTATTCCAAACACCTGTTCGGTTCTTCTCCTTTGTTCGTATTACAAACCAAAGTTATCAATCCAAAAATGAAGTAATCGGCGTAATACTTGACACAAGCTTAATAAAGCAGTACACCTAAAACCTCTAAGCGACAGGGAGTACACAAATGATTCAGGGAAACTATTTCCAAGATAATATCGACTTACAAACTCATTTTGATAATCTAATAGATTGGGAGGAGATCGTAGCAGCGTACGAAGGCGATTTCCATGACGCCGCCAAATATAGGCAAACGAACGATGAAAGATTTGCATATGCACCTTCTAATGTGCAGGAAGCGATAGATTATTATAAATCTACGGTGGAAGCTTTGGGAGAAATTATGGGAGATTTCGTGGCTCCTCGTAGTAAGGAAATGGATCAAACCGGTTTAAAATATGAGAACGGCAAGGTCACCTTCCCAAAAGCACAAGAAGAATGTTATAAAACCTTAAAAGACGCAGGACTCATGCCTATTTCTATCTCCAGAAAATATGGGGGTTTAGGTTTGCCTGCAACCGTTCAATCTATGATGTGCGAGATAGCCGCCAGAGCAGATGCAGCGTTTTGTCTAGCATACGGAAATATTAATATTGTTGAGATCATGGAAAGGTACGCTTCGGACGAGATGTGCAATGAATGGTTGCCTCAGATCGCTGCCGGAAAATTCAGCGCCGCTATGGCTTTGACCGAGCCTAACTATGGTTCCGATCTACCTAATGTGCAAACCAGAGCGACTCAAGATCCGGACGGAACTTGGAAGATAAACGGAGCAAAACGTTTTATCACTCATGCCTGCGGTTATGTGGATTCTCCTTCCGTAATTCTTACCTTGGCTAGAACAGGAAGCCCAGAAAGTGGCGCAAGAGGACTTTCTTTCTTCTTAGTGCAAGGAAAAGATGTTCATGTTGCTGGAATCGAGCATAAAATGGGATTACACTGCTCTCCTACTTGCGAAGTGGTTTTTGAAAATTCTCCTGGAGTACTGATCGGAAAAACAGGTTACGGTCTCGTTAAATATTCGATGGGAATGATGAATGCTGCAAGGCTTACCATTGCTACCCAATCTTTAGGGATCGGAACTGCTGCATATTTCGAAGCAAAAAAATACGCGTCTGAAAGGATACAATTCGGTAAACCGATAGAGAAGATCCCTGCAGTCCGAAAAATTTTGGATAAGATGGAAAGAGAAATTTTAGCCACAAGATGCCTTGTTTCCGAAACAGGAAGAACTATCGATCTCTATCATTGGAGGAAAGAAAGAATGCTCAAAGAAGAAGGTAAGAGCGAGAGAGATGTAAACCAAGACGAAACAATCCGTCGTTGGGAAAAACTCGCAGACTTATTCACTCCAATGAGTAAATATTACGCCTCCGAAGGTTGTGTGGCACTTGCATCCGACGCAATCCAAATCCACGGCGGAAGTGGCTACACCGAAGATTACGATGTAGCAAGAATCTACAGAGATAGCAGGATCACCACAATTTATGAAGGCACTACTCAATTGCAGATCGTAGCTGCAATCGGAGGTGTAGTTTCTGGAATGGCGGCAAGCGGTCACCTAAGAGCTTATGCGGAAGAAGAAATGTCCAAATTTTCTCCTTCTACAGATCTAAGATCTCTTTGGGAAAAATTGGAGCAAGCGGTTCATTCTTATAAATCGATCGGAGACGGTTTTACAAAAGACGAACTCGCTTTCGAAACTGTTGAGATCGCCGCAAGATTCGTGGCAGGTATGTTATTAGAAAAATCCCTTACTCAAGTGGATGGGGATTTGAAAAAACAAAGGATCAAACATTCACAAGATTATAATATAGATTCCTTAGCTATCGCAGAAGGAAATCTATTGCGTCTTGAAAGAGCAAACAGGCAAGCGGCAGCAGCTGTTTAAAAAAGATAACGGCCGGCAATTGTCGGCCGTTTGTTTATTCTTCCTTTTTTTCTCCGGGAAGATGAGGAATTTCTCCGATCGCAACCCCTAGGGCAATACGATTCAAAGAATGTTGGTGCAACATTTTACGATAAGTAATCTCGGCATTTAACATTGCGATCCTGGAAGCAATCGCTTCTATTCTACTATTTCTACCAGAACGATATCCGCTTGCTTGGCTTTGAGAAGTTTCTTGAGCGGATACAAATGCCTTTTGGTAGATCGCTAATATCTTTTGGGAATTTTTAAAACTTTCAAAAGCGTTCCTTATTTCCTGAGTAGCAACTCTTCTTGTTTGAGAAGCTGTTAACTTTGCTTGCTTCTTTGCGGAATCCGCAGCCTTTAGGTCCGCCATTTGGGAGAATGGAGTCAATGGCATAGTAATCTGCAACTGAGCAGTAATATCCTTGGAATGAGTCGTACCTGGATAAGGAAACGAATAATAATTATTTAATGCGATTGTAGGAGCAAAACCCACCCAGGCCTTGTCCTTTTGTGCTTCGGCCACTTTAACACTTTGGTGGGCGGAAAGAACATCATATCTTTTTGCTAAATATTCTTCAGGCTCCATTCCCGTAGGAACCGGTTCCAATTCTGCCTTGAATCCAGCAACAGAAATAGGTTTTTCATAACCGACCATAGTGGCCAACGTGATACGCACTTGTTCCAGTTGGAATTTTGCATCAGCAAGAACAGCCTCCGCGTTAGAAAGACTTGTCTCTGAATTCAGAAGATCGGATCTCATGATCCTTCCTACTGCATACATTCTTTTTCTTTCCTGCAAGGAGTCTTGGTTCAAATCGTATGCTTCTTGGGAAATTTTAACACTTTCTTCCAATTGTAAAAAGTTGAAGTAGGCCTGCGCAATTTCCAGATACATTCTGCCAGCTTCATGTTTTGCTTCTAGTCTTCTCTGCTCCGCCAAACTTTTAGAGGCTCTATAATCTTGGTAAGAAGCAAGTCCTGCAGAGAGCGGAATACTGAGTAATAAACGAGAACCCGCTCCCACAGTAGGTGGAAGGCTACTTCCGGAACCGGAAGAAGGTAATAGACTGAGAGGATCCCCACTTTGAATTGCCTTATATGTTTTATAATTATCTACTATAGAGGGCTGCTGTGTATGCCCCGGAACCGAATAGAATTTGTTAAACACGTAAGAAAGAGTAGGCATAAAACCTGCAAATGCTTTATCTTTCTGCGCTAAAGCTTGTTCTGTCGCCTCGTTCTTTAAGGCAATCCGTTCTGTTCTTTCCACTGCAAGAATATAAAGATCGTCCAAGCCGAATGTTTCTTTTGCGACTGTCTTCTCTACATCTTGCGTTGTGATCCCTGTAATATTTTTTAAACTTTCTTCCACGACTCCGTCCGCAACTTTTACCTCCGGGCTGGAAGCACATTCCCAGAGAAAAAAACAGGCAATAATGGAGAATATTAATTTTTTATAATTTTTAAGAGTATCTACGTACTTCATCTTTCTCATTTTCCATAAGATAATAAGCGGCTGGAACTACCACTAAAGTGATTAATGTTGAAACGATCAAACCGCCTAAAATGGTGATCGCCATGGGTATCCGAGTTTCCGCCCCAGGACCCAAGGCCAAGGCGGGCGGAATAGCAGCCGCAATTGAAGAGAAAGTAGTCATCAGCACCGGTCTCAAACGGACAGGGCATCCGATCCGAATTGCATCAGCAATATTTTTACCTTCTCCTCTTACATGATTCACAAATTCCACCAGAAGGATCGAGTTCTTCTTCACAAGTCCTAAAAGCAGAATCAATCCTATAAAACTATACATATTAAAGGACTGCCCTGCAATCCAAAGAGCGATTAACGCACCGGAAAAGCTAAAAGGCATAGAAAGAAGAATATAGAAAGGCTGCTTTAAACTATTAAACTGGCTTGCCAAGATCATAAATGACATTATGATACCTAAGATCAAAGCACCGGATAAACTGGACTGAGATTCTGAAGCCGTTTTTGCGGAACCTGTGATATCTACGTGATAACCTTCGGGGAGCATTTCTCTCGCAATCCGAATGGCTTCGTTTGTTGCCCAGGTTTGTCCTTTTTCTTTCGGCGGGTTTCCGAAAATTTTAATGGATCTATCTCGGTTCACTCTAGTGATATTTTTGAGAGTGTTGGTTGCTTGAAGAACTAATACATCTTTCAAACGAACAATCTCTCCGTAAGTGTTCCTGACCCCGATATTAGGAATGATGTCTGTATTTTCTCCTTTGTCCTTGTCGATCTTGACTCGAACATCGAAACTTCTACCATTCTCCGTAAAACGACTTACATTACGCCCCCCCATAAGAGGTCCGATCGTATTCCCTATATTTGCCATACTCACACCGCGGAGTGCGGCTGACTCCCTATTCGGAAGAATTTTCACTTCCGGTTGGCCGGAAACATAGTCGGTGTCTATATCCAAAATCGTTTTAGAAGAATCTAATTTTTCTCGGATAGAATCCGATACTTTGGCGAGTGTGGCCCAATCAGGTCCTGTCAAAACTAACTCAACAGGATAACCTCTTCCCGCACTGAAACCTCTTTGAGAAAGATCTTGGACGGAAAACTTCGCCTCAGGCACAAGATCTTTCAGATCCTTTCTGAATTCTGTGAAAACTTCAGACTGAGTGATCTCTCTTCCCGTTTTTTTACTCTTAGGACGATTTCCCATATCCTTCATGGTAACGAAGAACATACCCGTATTGGATTCGGTACCTCCCATTCCTCCGATATTACTCATGTATTTTTCCACAATAGGACGGGAGCTGAGATAACTCTCCACCTTCTTCATTGCTTCATCCGTACGAATGATGGAAGAACCGATCGGCATTTTTGCTCGAACGATAAATCTTCCCATGTCCTGAGGAGGAATGAATTCCTTTTTGAGTAAGAACAAAAAAATAAGAGAGAACGCAAAAAATAGAACGGAAGAAACGAGCACCGTCCCAGGTTTACGAATTACAAATTCTAAAACTCTGCCGTACACTCTCTCGGAAAATTGAAGAAAGTTCTCTATTACAGGATCCATTCTTTTGAAGAAAGAAAAACGATCCGCTACGTTCTTTAATTTAGAAAAGAATGTGTCAGCAGGTAGGGTAAAAGGAGATTTTGATTTTTGTTTTTTCTGGGCCTCTTTACTTTCTCTGTAACGAGAAGCTCTCATTGGGGTAAAACTTAAAGCTTCAAAAAGAGAAAGTGCAACTGCTACGGAAACTGTAACTCCGAATTCCAAAAAGTAACGGCCGATGATTCCTTTCATAAACGCTACCGGAAGGAAGATCGCAATGATCGCAAGTGTAGCGGCTAACGCAGCGAATCGGATCTCGGAAGCTCCGTCCAATGAGGCCTGAAACCATGTTTTTCCGGATTCTCTGTGTCTACTGATATTCTCCAATACCATGATTGCATCGTCCACGACAATACCCGTCGCCAAAGAAAGACCAAGCAAAGTAAATGTATTTAATGTGAAACCTGCAAAATATAAGATCAAAAAGGTTCCCATCACTGAAGTAGGAATTGCAAGAAGAACGTTCCAAGTACTACTCCAATTCCCCAAAAACAACCTACATACAATTCCTGTCAGTACGGCGGAAAGTATAAGAGTAAAAACTAACTCGTGAACCGAATCTCTGATAAAAGTAGTATTATCATTGGAAATATTCAGTTCGAATCCAGGAGGAAGACTTGGCCGAAGCTCTTCTAACTTGACCTTGACCAAGTCGCCGACTTCTACAGCGTTTGCTCCTTTGATTTTTTTGATTCCGAGACCCACTGCAGAAACTCCATTAAATCTAGAAATTCTGCGGATCTCATCTAGACCATCTTCGATCTTGGCAACTTCTCTCAAGCGGACGGGGCGGAACATTGCGGCTCCACTTCTGGAGTTAATATATATATTAGAAAATTGTTCTACAGTCGGAACATCCCCCACCGCTCTTAAGGAAACTTCGGAAAGTTTATTCTGCACTCTTCCAGAAGGGACTTCTATATTCTGTTCGGTTAATGTATTGATGATATCAGTTACTGTAAGTTCCGCTCTTAAAAGACGTAGCGGATCTAAAAATACATTGATAGTGCGGTCTACATAACCTCCCAGAATGATCTCTCCAACTCCCGGAATTTCTTGGAACTTATCCTTGAGTCTGGTCTTGACGAAGACCATCTTTTCCTGATCGCTTCTGTTTGGAGCGGTTAATGCCACCCAAATGATCGGTTGGTCATCCGGGTTAGATTTCATGATGACTGCAGGATCCAAATCATCCGGAAGTTTATTGCTGACTTGAGCGATTTTGGTTTGGATCTCTTGGACTGCTACATCCACATCACGTTTGAGTTCCAACTCCACCGTGATGGTTGCAGAACCGTCTGTGGAAACGGAACGAACTTCCACCACACCTTGGACTGTCATCAGAACTTCTTCGATAGGATCGACTACGTCGGTCTCCATGACCTGAGCATTTGCGCCGGTCAAGTTGAGAGTAACGTTCACGATCGGAAAGTCCACGTCTGGCATCTGAGAAAGACCCATACGGGAGAAGCCGATACTTCCCAGCAGGATGATAGCAGCCATCATCATCCATGCGAAAATTGGATTACGAATAGAAACCTCAGAAAGTTTCAAAGGAACCTCTTTCTATATATATTTGTAGGGAGGGATTTTTGTTTAATTATAGGACCTGTCTTTTTCACACAAGTGCCAGATTTTTTCTTGTCTGAAGGATCAGAAAAAGATACTAAACAGAACTCATGTCGTTTCAACTATTGGATCCCGAAAAGGGAATATTTCTCTCAGAAGCAGGTTCCACTAATACCATCCTAAAAGGAAAGGAATTCCCACCGGGTTCCTGGATCCTAGCGGATTTTCAATCTTCCGGAAGGGGTAGAAAAGGGAAAACATGGAGTATTTTGGGAGAAGAACCCTTTATCTTTTCCGGCAAATTTTCCTCTGATTCCAACTTATCTTCTCCCGGGTTATTCTCCTTATATGTTGGGGTTGCAGTCGCTAAGACGATTTTGTCTATATATCCTTCTGCCAGCAAAAAAGATCTGAGGATCAAGTGGCCGAACGATATCTATTTAAATGGAAAAAAAGTCTGCGGTATCTTAATAGAAACGGAAAAAGAAGGAGAAGTTTGGGATTGGATCCTCGGAATCGGGGTCAATTTGTTCGGCACTGAAATTCTGGATTATCTGAGTGATGCAGGGTTTATCACAGACGATGAAAACGAAAAAGGAAGAAGGAGCCGATTTTTAGAAACCTTACTTCCTCTTCTGAACGATGCAGTATTAGCAATTTCAGATGGAGAAAAAAGGATAGAATTTATAAATGAAAAACTCCTCTGGAAAGGAGAAACCATTGCATGGACGGAAAGCGGGGAGCAAAAAACCGCAACCCTCCTTGGAGTGAATGAAGAAGGAAAATTATTAGCCCGGACCTCGGTCGGAAACATGGTCGAATTCATTGACAGCCCCGAGGATTTTAGGTCCTTGGGATAGAATGATCTTAGTAATCGACGTTGGGAATACCAACACGGTCTTCGGTATTTATAGGAACGGTTCCAAAGAACCGATTTTCCATAGAAGAACAGTCACTCGAAGAGATAGAACCTCCGACGAAATGGGACTTTATCTCAAGGGCTTCCTCCGAGAATTCGAAATAGATAGCAGCCAAATTGTTGGTGGAATTTATTCTTCTGTGGTTCCTACGTTGAATCCAATCATAGAAAGAATGATCAATGATTGGTTCCAAATAGAACCGATCAGAGTTCAGTACCAAATGAAGTTGCCTTTCGGGATCAAATATCCCAGACCTTTCGAGATAGGCGCAGACAGACTAGTAAATGCTGCAGCCGCAGTAAAAGATCATCCGGGAAAATCAATCATCATAGATTTAGGAACTGCTACTACATTCTGCGTAGTGGATGATACTCCTGATTATTTAGGAGGAGTGATCGCACCTGGACTCAAAGGTTCTATGGACGCTTTGACCAGAAACACAGCTCAATTACCTCCGATCGTATTCCAGGCTCCTTCTAAAATATTAGGAGATTCTACTATAGAATCCATACAGGCAGGATTTTTCTTCGGATGGATAGGACTTTTAGAAGGGATCATCAAAGAAGTCAGAGCGGCTCATGGAAACGATTATAGAGTAATCGGGACTGGCGGACTTGTAACAACCATCCACGCAGCAAATCCTAAAATTTTCGATAAGATAGAACCCCTACTTACTTTAAGGGGACTGCAAATATTATACGAAGATAATACAAAATGAATTTCTTGATCGTAGGGTTAGGAGGGTTTTTAGGATCAGTTTGCAGATATATGATCTCTCAAACGATCGCTAAAGAATCCAGCCCATTTCCTATTTCCACATTTACAGTAAACATCCTAGGTTCTCTGTTGATCGGAATATTTTATGGACTATCTCAAGGAAAAATTTCGGAAGAAATTAGACTATTTGCAACGGTAGGTTTTTGTGGAGGATTTACAACCTTCTCCGCATTCGCTTTAGAAAACCTGAAATTTTTACAATCAGGAAGCTATTTTAGTTTTTTTGCATATATATTACTCAGCACGACAATTTGTATCGCTGCCGTGCTTTTAGGTGTATATCTAAGTAAATAAGAAAATATCGCTCTTAGGGAAGACGAATCTCTTTTTTAAGGCCGCCCTTAGATCCGCGTAAGGTTTTAGTTTCAGGATCAATCTCAGAAAGAGAATCATATTCTATCTGAACTACAATCTTTCCGGTTTTATCGATCAGACCGTATTTTCCACCTTCGATAGTAGAATGTTCTCCATCGCTAATCGACTTACAATCGTTACATACGATCGAGAAACCTTCTTGGATCGGAAAAGCAAAATCATAATTTGCAGGAATTACCTTTTTACAGGATGCGTCGAAGAATCCGAATTTAGACCCTTCTACAAATCGAGCTAAACCTTCTGAAAAATAATCCGGACCATTATCGAAAGTAAAGACATTCAATAAGACCTTGTTTTGAGGATCTATACAAACCCATCCGTCTTTACCAAAGGAAAAGCCTACACCATTCTCATTAAAATCATGAGCGAGTGCATATTGAGGAGAGATTAGGACTTTTCCGTTCTGGTCCTTATAACCATAAACATCATTCTCTTCGAAAGCAGTTAATTGTAATTTTTTAGAGCAGAAAACCAGCAAAGGCAAAAAAGCCAAAATTACAAGAGGCATAAATTTTCGATCCATAGATTCTCCAATAGTTCATTTTTTCTTAAAAGAGCCGCTCATCGCGAAGCCTACATAAGCAGACGCAATAGCATCCCAAGAATCATCATGCCCAGTTAAATTTTCGAGACCCAAAAGAAGTTTAAGAGCAGCTTTAATATCTTTTTTGTCTGCGGTCCCGCTTCCAGTAGTTCCTTTTTTGATCTGAGAAGCAGTCGGCTCGACTACTGGAATATTATGTTCTCCTAATGTTAGAAGAACGACTCCCCTCGCCTCATAAACTTTAGCGGCCGTCGTTCTATTTTTGGCAAAAAACAACTCTTCCACGGAAGCTAGATCCGGATGATACTCATCCAAGATCGCGTCCAACTGTCTGCGAATAGCGATTAAATTGACAGGACTTTTCGTTCCACTTGGAACTTCTATTGTGCCGTAAGTGAGAACATGAATTACAGACTTATCTTTTTTGAGAACGGAATATCCTAGACGATGGGACCCAGGGTCTATTCCTAAAATTTTCACTAAAAAGACTCCTGAGTTAAAATTTTGCTCTACGTTGTAGGAACTCCTACATGAGTAAAGGGGCGCCCCCGCCCAGCTTCGGGTGGGGGGAGTGGCTTGTGGGAGAGCTAATTCCCCATTATCATAAATCCTTCAAACCAGCAATAGAATTTTCTTGCACAAAACCTTGTAGGAATTCCAACAAAGCCTCGGCAATCACCGATCCCCAAAAAAGGAAGAAGAAGCGCGAAGAAAAAATCTCAGCCGAATTCTTTTTCCAATTCCGGCGAAAGCTCGAAATTGGAGTTCACACCTTGAACATCATCATGACCTTCCAAGTTGTCGATCAACTTCATTACTTTTTCCGCAATCTCCTTGTCGGAAACTTCTGCACCGACTAAGGCCACAAATTTGATCTCGGACTCTTCGGATTTAATTCCTTTATCGGTCAAGGCCGTTTGGACTGCTTCATAATCGTCCGGAGAAGTCACTACTCTAAAAACTTCTCCCTCGTTTTGAACATCTTCAGCACCTGCTCCAACTGCTAATTCGAATAATTCCTCTTCGGAAATTTGATCGGAAGGAATTACGATAATCCCTTTTCTTTCGAAAAGGCGACTAACGCTACCGGTAGTTGCCAAGGATCCGCCTAACTTAGTAAGAATACTTTTGATTTCCGGAGTTGTCCTAGATTTTTTATCCGTTACCGCCTCTACCATAATAGCAGTTCCGCCTGGTCCGAAACATTCATACAGGCATTCTTCGTATACAATGCCTTCCAATTCTCCGGTACCTTTTTTAATGGCCCTGTCGATATTGTCCTTAGGCATATTACTGGCCTTTGCCTTCAATACCGCAAGTCTAAGTCTCGGATTGGTATTAATGTCCCCTCCACCCATACGCGCCGCAACAGTGATCTCCTTGACCACCTTGGTGAAAATCGCCCCTCTTTTAGAATCGATAGCGTCTTTTTTGCGTTTAATCGTTGCCCACTTACTATGCCCGGACATCGGATTTCCCCTTACATTTAAGAATAGATCACTTAAAAAATATATTAGATCAAAAACGGGAACGCAGGCTAAAAACCTGTCCCACTTTTTCAACAAAACCCGGTTTTTCCAGTCTGTCCATCCTTTTTGGGCTTCCCCATTCTCCGGAGAAATCAAAGCAAAAAGTCCACTGCCTCCAACAAACTCAAAGCCCAAAGGACCACAAATCGAAAGAAACCGAGAGTATATTATAAATTTATAAAATATGCGGACGGCTCCCTCGCGAACAACCCAAAGGCATCGCAAACAACCTGCAAAGCTCGGGCCGCGCTGCTACAGGTTCGCGCAAAAGCGCTCATCCGGGCGAACCCGGACTAAAGCCCTGCGCATCGCTGCCGCAATTGTAAGCGTAAAAATCTCTGTGAATGAGGACTCTTTTTTAAAAAAAGATCTCCCCACCCTGCCTTGGGTGGGGGCCGGTACGGTGGTACCCCAAAAAAACTTTCGAACAAACAAATCGTTTTGATTTCGCCTTGTGGCTCATCCGGCCTTGATTCTCTCGACCAGCGACTCGTTGAAACGGCGCCCTCTCGCTCCCTATGGGTCGCTCCGAAGGGCCCGCGACACTCAGAATCATGGCCTTTATCACAATTCTCCACAAAAATCAATCAAATATGATCTCCTACATGTTGGAATTCCAACATGATTTTCAGTTGCAAAATAAATTTCCAAACTTCTTCCGACCTCACATATTTCGCATAACGTATATCAGTTTATTAGTAATTTTGTACAAAAAATCCAAGCGTTATTAATAACAATTGTTTTACATAAAACGATCCATTCGTCCCCCAATACGATCTCTTTGTCCCTAATAAATTGACTAGTTTTAGAACCTGGAGTAAACTCCCGCGTATGCGAATCCTAATCGTAGAAGATGATATATTGTCCTCTCGTTGTTTGGAAATCTTAGCGAAAGAATTTTTGAATGAACGGATACAAAGTATTCATGCAGTTTCTGATCCCGAATCTGCAGCTGAATTTATACGCAAAAATCCTCTGGATTTATTATTCTTGGACATTAATCTCCAAGGAGAAACTGGTTTTAAACTTTTAGAAATCGAAAGTAGAAGTTTTTTTCAGACAATCATTGTATCTTCCGAGAGAGACAACGCAGTAAAAGCTTTCGAATTTTCCGTGTTGGATTTCCTACCAAAACCGATCACAAGAGAAAGATTCGGAATCTCTATCCAAAGATACCTTTCATCCAATCCTAATACATTCTCTCCAAAAGGAATTCCTCTCAAAAAAGAAGAAGGGATCAATCTGATAGAGCCAGAGAATATAGTTTTTGCAAGATCGGAAAGAAATTATACCAGATTATTTACTAAAGATGGAAACGTGGAGAAGGTCCGAAAAACTTTAGACCAACTCCAGAAAGATTTAGAAGGCCATGGATTTTTCAGAGCCCACCGAAGTTATCTGGTCCGATTGGAGGAGGTCAAAAAGATCTTATTCAAAACACCTACTACTTACCGACTACTAT
The DNA window shown above is from Leptospira neocaledonica and carries:
- the msrB gene encoding peptide-methionine (R)-S-oxide reductase MsrB, which encodes MKYEVQKSEEEWKKALSPEQYRIIREKGTERAFTGEYYYNKEKGKYLCAACGAELFNSDTKYESGSGWPSFYKPAADKSVQSETDTSHGMTRTEVLCARCGGHLGHVFPDGPEPTGLRYCINSASLKFKKD
- a CDS encoding acyl-CoA dehydrogenase family protein, which encodes MIQGNYFQDNIDLQTHFDNLIDWEEIVAAYEGDFHDAAKYRQTNDERFAYAPSNVQEAIDYYKSTVEALGEIMGDFVAPRSKEMDQTGLKYENGKVTFPKAQEECYKTLKDAGLMPISISRKYGGLGLPATVQSMMCEIAARADAAFCLAYGNINIVEIMERYASDEMCNEWLPQIAAGKFSAAMALTEPNYGSDLPNVQTRATQDPDGTWKINGAKRFITHACGYVDSPSVILTLARTGSPESGARGLSFFLVQGKDVHVAGIEHKMGLHCSPTCEVVFENSPGVLIGKTGYGLVKYSMGMMNAARLTIATQSLGIGTAAYFEAKKYASERIQFGKPIEKIPAVRKILDKMEREILATRCLVSETGRTIDLYHWRKERMLKEEGKSERDVNQDETIRRWEKLADLFTPMSKYYASEGCVALASDAIQIHGGSGYTEDYDVARIYRDSRITTIYEGTTQLQIVAAIGGVVSGMAASGHLRAYAEEEMSKFSPSTDLRSLWEKLEQAVHSYKSIGDGFTKDELAFETVEIAARFVAGMLLEKSLTQVDGDLKKQRIKHSQDYNIDSLAIAEGNLLRLERANRQAAAAV
- a CDS encoding TolC family protein, producing the protein MKYVDTLKNYKKLIFSIIACFFLWECASSPEVKVADGVVEESLKNITGITTQDVEKTVAKETFGLDDLYILAVERTERIALKNEATEQALAQKDKAFAGFMPTLSYVFNKFYSVPGHTQQPSIVDNYKTYKAIQSGDPLSLLPSSGSGSSLPPTVGAGSRLLLSIPLSAGLASYQDYRASKSLAEQRRLEAKHEAGRMYLEIAQAYFNFLQLEESVKISQEAYDLNQDSLQERKRMYAVGRIMRSDLLNSETSLSNAEAVLADAKFQLEQVRITLATMVGYEKPISVAGFKAELEPVPTGMEPEEYLAKRYDVLSAHQSVKVAEAQKDKAWVGFAPTIALNNYYSFPYPGTTHSKDITAQLQITMPLTPFSQMADLKAADSAKKQAKLTASQTRRVATQEIRNAFESFKNSQKILAIYQKAFVSAQETSQSQASGYRSGRNSRIEAIASRIAMLNAEITYRKMLHQHSLNRIALGVAIGEIPHLPGEKKEE
- a CDS encoding efflux RND transporter permease subunit, coding for MMMAAIILLGSIGFSRMGLSQMPDVDFPIVNVTLNLTGANAQVMETDVVDPIEEVLMTVQGVVEVRSVSTDGSATITVELELKRDVDVAVQEIQTKIAQVSNKLPDDLDPAVIMKSNPDDQPIIWVALTAPNRSDQEKMVFVKTRLKDKFQEIPGVGEIILGGYVDRTINVFLDPLRLLRAELTVTDIINTLTEQNIEVPSGRVQNKLSEVSLRAVGDVPTVEQFSNIYINSRSGAAMFRPVRLREVAKIEDGLDEIRRISRFNGVSAVGLGIKKIKGANAVEVGDLVKVKLEELRPSLPPGFELNISNDNTTFIRDSVHELVFTLILSAVLTGIVCRLFLGNWSSTWNVLLAIPTSVMGTFLILYFAGFTLNTFTLLGLSLATGIVVDDAIMVLENISRHRESGKTWFQASLDGASEIRFAALAATLAIIAIFLPVAFMKGIIGRYFLEFGVTVSVAVALSLFEALSFTPMRASRYRESKEAQKKQKSKSPFTLPADTFFSKLKNVADRFSFFKRMDPVIENFLQFSERVYGRVLEFVIRKPGTVLVSSVLFFAFSLIFLFLLKKEFIPPQDMGRFIVRAKMPIGSSIIRTDEAMKKVESYLSSRPIVEKYMSNIGGMGGTESNTGMFFVTMKDMGNRPKSKKTGREITQSEVFTEFRKDLKDLVPEAKFSVQDLSQRGFSAGRGYPVELVLTGPDWATLAKVSDSIREKLDSSKTILDIDTDYVSGQPEVKILPNRESAALRGVSMANIGNTIGPLMGGRNVSRFTENGRSFDVRVKIDKDKGENTDIIPNIGVRNTYGEIVRLKDVLVLQATNTLKNITRVNRDRSIKIFGNPPKEKGQTWATNEAIRIAREMLPEGYHVDITGSAKTASESQSSLSGALILGIIMSFMILASQFNSLKQPFYILLSMPFSFSGALIALWIAGQSFNMYSFIGLILLLGLVKKNSILLVEFVNHVRGEGKNIADAIRIGCPVRLRPVLMTTFSSIAAAIPPALALGPGAETRIPMAITILGGLIVSTLITLVVVPAAYYLMENEKDEVRRYS
- a CDS encoding biotin--[acetyl-CoA-carboxylase] ligase; its protein translation is MSFQLLDPEKGIFLSEAGSTNTILKGKEFPPGSWILADFQSSGRGRKGKTWSILGEEPFIFSGKFSSDSNLSSPGLFSLYVGVAVAKTILSIYPSASKKDLRIKWPNDIYLNGKKVCGILIETEKEGEVWDWILGIGVNLFGTEILDYLSDAGFITDDENEKGRRSRFLETLLPLLNDAVLAISDGEKRIEFINEKLLWKGETIAWTESGEQKTATLLGVNEEGKLLARTSVGNMVEFIDSPEDFRSLG